The window AGTTTCCAAAGCTGGAGCATGATATTGAAGCAATTTCAGGTCCATGTAAGGGATTTTGTTGAGAGGTGATTATTGATGAAGGAAATACTCTTAAAACTGACTCATTGAAAAGCAGTGTATTGGTGGTGTAGacatgtgacatttttttttccttttaatttatgaAGAATAGAAGTAGGGTAAGGATTTTATATGCAGCAATGTAGTATAGAGGTAGTTATCTGTACGTTAAAGACTTTGGGTATCATGAATTGGTGCTTATGGTAAGGAGGATGATTTTGTAAAGCACCCAAGAAAAGGGTAATTCGTTAGAATAATGGTTCAAGTGCAGATGTGATTATGTATCATTGTCAGATATGTAGTTTTGAAACGTGGAAAGTCATATAAAGTACGGTACTTGGTAGGATCATTTAAATAACCTTAGAAGCGTATGTAGTTATGCTCTGTTTTGGAGCAAAGGGGAACTTTAAGGGACTCTACTACTGGGAATACTGGGTAGAACGTTGTCGCATCACGGCACCTCGCCTTGCAGCATTCCAGCAGACCAATCCAAATGGCCCAAACCTGCAAGCAGCTGGCCTACGTCCAGAGCGGCGTTCTGGTTTAGCAGGTAAAATCTGGTTTTCTGGAATACCCTCAAGGGAACTCAGTCCAGAGCGACGTTCTGGTTTGGCTGGGAGAATTTGGTTTTCTGGATTAGCAACGAAGGGGCTCAGTCCGTGGAATACGTCTTTGTAAAGATCTACTAAGGACCCAAGACGACTGGGTGGCTGTCGCACTATTTCAAGCATCGATTCTTCTGAATTGGCAAGATCTTCATCTAGATTTCCGTGTTCAAATTGTAAAGCTGCACCTAAGGGGTCTTGTGCTTCCCAAGCAACATCCCTTACATCTTCATCTGCGGACCACCGTTGATGAGTGGAAGGCGTCAGGGGATTTGCTTCCGGCTGCCAGGCATGGGCAACCCAATCTTTGTTGTGAAGGCTTCGTGCTGGTCTCGCCTTGGGAAAAGATGGTAGCCAGGAGTCTTCCTCATTAGCGTGCTGTTCCGCTGCCATGGCTGCTGTTGCTAGTATCACTGCAACCAGGCTATAAGTCATCTGTAATAAgaagagttatttttttattagtttgctGTTGTCTTTGCCGAGGGGTATACTgcatatttatattgttatatagttGTTTGATCATTCATTTTTGCTGAACATTCTCGTCATGTCTACTTGTAATTTAGTATTTAACATTATCTCAGTGGTAAGAACACACTCATAcactttatatattacatatatatatgtatatacagtatatatatatatatatatatacagtacatatatatatatatacacacacatatacatatatatatatatatatatatatatatatatatatatatatatatatatatatatatatatatatatatatatatatatagagagtgtgtgtgtgtgtgtatgagagagagagagagagagagagagagagagaaattagcattTTCATCAATCAGAGGTCATTGAAGTACTGTAACTCAGGTATtgcaaaaaaatatctatttcgATAGGTTACTTCAGTAAACTCTCCATGTAGCGTTGCATACAAATTTGTGTACATTAATTTCCATCCAATCTTTTCAAGGATGAGTGGGCAGGCCCAATAGCGTTTTCGCGGAACGGAATAAAAATATTTCGTCTAATTTAGATGAACTGCATTTGTTAGTGTCATAGATTGTTTGTCGACTCTAGATTGGGATAAACCACCCCATTCGGCGGAATTTGAACCGTGCCTAGGGAGAGGCAGTTTGTTAGgaataaaaattctatatttgaTCACGAGAGGAGAGAGCTGcatttggttgtgtgtgtgtgcccgtgcACGCATgtgactgggagagagagagagagagagagagagagagagagagagagagagagagagagagagagatggaatgtatctgatcatgagagagagagagaaactaggctATATTTGATCGTGGgagagacattatatatatatttgagagagagagagagagataaactataattggtagagagagagagagagagagagagagagagagagagatgtactgtaTTTGAccatgagacagacagacagacagacagacagacagacagacagacagacaggcagactaaTTTAATCTTGAGAGGTAGAAACCAATTTGATTTgagtgagagaaagataaaaacagtGACTAAACGTGATCAGGCACCTGAGACCACCGTCATTGGAGGGGCTCCCAAATTTTCTTAGTCTTCCCGTTCGTTTTTGGGACTATGGTATAGCCTGAtcctagattttttcttttaatcatagTTCCATATTTTTCTCGTTTGCGAGATTGGGTTGCTTCCGTGGAAAAGTTAACGAATTGGATTTTTTCTCAGTAGGAAATGGTCGCTTTGTGTCGTTCGTTAAAGAACGGCGAAGATTCATTTCTTTGATTCCTgtagcaccttttttttttatccgagtaTGGGTTTACGCCtgcttcaatttattattttttccaggcAACGtctttttcttttgatctttATAGGTCACTGCCAACACCACCTGcaacgttcatttttttttttatctttggattTGTACTTTTCTGGAATTTTATTCGTGTTGAAGTAATATTAGTACACATGTAATATTACACATGATGGGGCATTCTTAATCCCTGACGACTTGCagttactgaaatttttatctttaccttATTCCTGTTCTCTAGTGCCCTACATGTTTAGTTGTTATTCTGTCCTTATAATTCGTGCACATTTTGCAGCGCCGTAATTACTCGTACCTAGCTTAAGGATGTAATTCAGGAGACAGGCTCTCATGCTTGTGATTCGGGCTGAATCTTTGTCATTGGCAGAGGGCAGGTTGGAGGTTGGTTGAGATGAAGCTCGCTTATGCCAGCATGGACCCTTACCCTAAAGACTGCTCGTAAGTCCTGTATTGTGTAAAAGGGATTAAGAGGTCTGGTGTGAATCAATAATTATACTCTAAGCAACGTAGACGAGGACAGGTATTATGTAGTTTTTAAACAAGGAAAGTAAAACATCAAGTGTTTGGCCTGGCATCAGTCTTGTGTTCCCCATTATGCCCCTGTGAATTATACACCCGCTGGTTAGTTGATTGTGGTGGACCACAGCCTTGTGTGACTTTTTATTATCCAGTTTTGAGAGAGCCTGTGTAAACGAGCACTTAATTATGATTAGCACATGGTCCCTACCGAAGATGGAGACAGCGCGAAATGTTGTAATTGTAGTTTTTGTAGTCGTTATTGTTTATTTACGTGATGTATCAGAGTTTTCTTTCCTCCGTTGCAtagattttaatttattgctGAACTTAATTGAGTGTATTGTTAAATTAGCGTGcgttgtgtatgtgtgaatgtgtacgAACATGTTTTTGACTGAAAGATACATAGCTTCAATTCGGTTCGTGAAAGAcagtttcgtttttattttcattttacatagaaAGTACCTTGGAATATGACTGTAGATTTTCTTTTAAGGTTGAACGAAACTGCATATTTCGTCAAGGTAAAAGAAGTGCGTTAAGGTGGAtagttttgaaaaacaattttcagactgaaatggaagtaaaattgttttaaaacgTTGCTTTCAGCCATTGGTGCCAAACTGTTTAAGCTCGAATATTAAATGGCAATTAGCGAACGTTTATATCTGCGAAACGTTCAATGCTAAGCAGTCGCAGGCTATCTCTCTGTTGCAGTTCATGAACGACCAGAGCAGATTCTGCTGTTATATTTTATGGATCAACTTGAATCACCACCAAAATTTGTTTTGGTTGGgaaacttaataaataatttgtgaAAGATAATTTCGTGCAGAAAaacacaatgaatttttttttttttttttttttttctcagaacttATTGTTTTTGCTAGATTAAGATGGCCTTGCTCCAGCACGGGCTCATGCTTCTAAGAATAGCCCgtcatgaataaatttatttacaacgAGTAGCACTCAGGTAGACTGAAGAATTATTTTTAGGAGTATGATTAACTGACGATAGATTGCAATAGGCGAGTTTAATCATTGATCACGCAGTCTTACAAAGAGCTGAGAAAAAGATAGTTAtttgatttactgtactgtacatataacttcgggataaa of the Macrobrachium rosenbergii isolate ZJJX-2024 chromosome 16, ASM4041242v1, whole genome shotgun sequence genome contains:
- the LOC136847403 gene encoding uncharacterized protein, with the translated sequence MMKMTYSLVAVILATAAMAAEQHANEEDSWLPSFPKARPARSLHNKDWVAHAWQPEANPLTPSTHQRWSADEDVRDVAWEAQDPLGAALQFEHGNLDEDLANSEESMLEIVRQPPSRLGSLVDLYKDVFHGLSPFVANPENQILPAKPERRSGLSSLEGIPENQILPAKPERRSGRRPAACRFGPFGLVCWNAARRGAVMRQRSTQYSQ